From a single Gimesia fumaroli genomic region:
- a CDS encoding thioredoxin family protein, producing the protein MRMAARQSISLLMLSICFICSVNTELTAGKYNPVLNAGDPAPTWEKLPATNGKSYSSDSFKDKDVLVIAFTCNSCPYAVDYEDRLNRLAQKYAAKDSPVGVIAVNVNLVPADSLEKMKARAEKKKFAFPYLFDKTQKIGQKFGATRTPEFFVLNKDRKVVYMGAMDDSTDASKVKHDYVSAAIQAALAGKQPETQETIAIGCNVRYKRIRRKN; encoded by the coding sequence ATGAGAATGGCAGCACGTCAGTCAATTTCACTTCTGATGTTATCAATCTGTTTTATCTGTTCCGTCAATACAGAGCTCACCGCAGGTAAATATAATCCTGTGTTAAATGCCGGCGATCCGGCACCGACCTGGGAGAAATTGCCTGCGACAAACGGCAAGTCTTATTCCAGCGATTCTTTCAAAGACAAAGACGTGCTGGTGATCGCCTTCACCTGTAACAGTTGTCCTTATGCCGTTGATTATGAAGACCGTCTGAATCGTCTGGCACAAAAATATGCGGCCAAGGATTCTCCCGTAGGCGTGATTGCCGTCAACGTCAATCTGGTTCCGGCAGACAGTCTGGAAAAGATGAAAGCCCGGGCCGAAAAGAAAAAATTTGCTTTTCCGTATCTGTTTGACAAGACGCAAAAAATCGGCCAGAAATTCGGCGCCACGCGCACCCCGGAATTTTTTGTATTGAACAAAGACCGAAAAGTCGTTTACATGGGAGCCATGGACGACTCGACCGATGCCAGCAAAGTTAAACATGATTACGTCTCAGCGGCAATTCAAGCAGCGCTCGCCGGTAAACAGCCGGAAACGCAGGAAACCATTGCCATCGGCTGTAATGTTCGCTACAAACGCATCCGCAGAAAAAATTAA
- a CDS encoding DNA-methyltransferase: MTKLNQIHIQDCIAGMQGLEAGSIDLAFADPPFNIGYEYDQYEDRLESEQYLDWCSLWMTEVVRLLKPDGTFWLAIGDEYAAELKVMMQRELGLTCRSWVIWYYTFGVNCKNKFSRSHAHLFHMVKDSKQFTFNADDPSIRVPSARQLVYGDKRANPKGRLPDDTWILRPQDIPESFQPDEDTWYFPRINGTFKERQGWHGCQMPEQLLGRIIRACSHPEEVVLDPFSGSGTTLAVAKKLNRQFVGFELSEEYGARTQQRLADIEIGQPLDGQENPLLSAPSTKNGKRLKDQPASTASKKRAAPKKQNPRQKKLL; the protein is encoded by the coding sequence ATGACGAAATTAAACCAGATACATATTCAGGATTGCATTGCCGGAATGCAGGGACTCGAAGCGGGATCGATTGATCTGGCCTTCGCAGATCCGCCGTTCAATATCGGCTATGAATATGATCAATATGAAGACCGCCTGGAGAGTGAACAGTATCTCGACTGGTGTTCGCTCTGGATGACTGAAGTCGTGCGGCTGTTGAAGCCGGACGGTACGTTCTGGCTGGCCATCGGCGATGAATACGCGGCTGAGCTGAAAGTGATGATGCAGCGTGAACTCGGATTAACCTGCCGCAGTTGGGTCATCTGGTATTACACATTTGGTGTGAACTGCAAAAACAAATTCAGCCGCTCGCATGCACATCTCTTTCATATGGTCAAAGACTCGAAACAGTTCACCTTCAATGCCGACGATCCTTCGATCCGTGTGCCTTCTGCCCGACAGTTGGTTTACGGCGACAAACGGGCCAACCCCAAAGGACGCCTGCCCGATGATACCTGGATCTTAAGACCCCAAGATATTCCGGAAAGTTTTCAGCCGGACGAAGACACCTGGTACTTTCCCCGCATCAATGGCACGTTTAAGGAACGGCAGGGCTGGCACGGCTGCCAGATGCCCGAACAACTGCTGGGACGCATCATTCGCGCCTGCTCTCATCCGGAAGAAGTGGTCCTTGATCCGTTTTCGGGCAGCGGAACGACGCTGGCGGTCGCTAAAAAGTTAAACCGTCAGTTTGTCGGCTTTGAACTCTCGGAAGAATACGGGGCACGCACACAACAGCGGTTGGCTGACATTGAAATCGGGCAGCCATTGGACGGACAGGAAAACCCGTTACTCAGCGCGCCTTCCACCAAAAATGGAAAACGGCTGAAAGACCAGCCCGCGAGTACGGCTTCGAAAAAAAGAGCCGCTCCGAAGAAGCAGAATCCACGTCAGAAAAAACTGCTCTGA